The Miscanthus floridulus cultivar M001 chromosome 6, ASM1932011v1, whole genome shotgun sequence genomic interval GACTTTTTCATAGGTGGAACCCACCTAATTCTTGTTCCCTATATTTTTGTTCCTGTATTTCAAACGCCCCTTCCTGTATTTTTGCTTTGGTTTTCCATTCCTCCGTTTTTCTATTTCCTTCTTTCTATTCCTACGTTTTTTCTTATTCCTCTATTTAACATTCCTACGTTCCAAATAAGCTCAGAGAATTTAATAAATGTGCATTATTCCTGTCAATTATTACAGTCTTTGTGATACCCAACTCTGCACCGCCAAATGTggccaatcttttttttttttgaaaaaaatatggCCAATCTGAAATCTGATCGGCAGTtgctactaaaacatgtcattgTGCCTACCTTATTACAGTCTTTGTTTTCTAAAACATGAATTTCTGTTTACCTATCAAATCGAAAGACCAAATGCTACACCTTATAGTTGTATTTTGTCTGTTTTATCATTTCAAATGTTACACCTTATAGTTGTTATATTTTGTCTGTTTTCTCATTTCACTTTCACGTTACACAAACTTGATGGTTACTATAGTACAGTGAAAGCGATGCTATCTGATTATGGCTTTTAGTCTTTTCAGTTGATCTATGCTTTACTCAAAACATTGAGCCAAAATTACAGAGGTATGCATCTAAGATTGCTTCTCAGATTTGTTACAGAGTCTGATTTGAGCGCCGCCAAATCTCTTGATTTGTTTCTACATGCCTTCCTTCTGCTGACCCCACTGCATCATATTTCAGTCTTCCCTAATATTTGCTTTACTCACATTTGAATCTTTATATACTGACTATTAGATCAAGTACCAATAATAGTTGCTCTCTATCAATGATATTTCAGTAAGGAAACTTGTACGTGAAATCTCTTAATAGGTCCACTACAGAATGCTAATTCCCTAGGACCATCCCCCCTACAGGAACCCAATTAGCAATTATCAAGAATCATTTAGAACCCAATTAGCTTCAATTCAAAAAAGACTACCTTGTATCTGCATAAAGGAACATGTATATAAAGGTTCAGTAGGACACATGTTATCAATATTCAGACTATGACTTATTGAACCCAGTCAACATTATAACTGGTAGCATAGAAGTATTGTTGCCCTTTAATTTTGATTTGAGAATTGACTAAAAAGTTATGCAATAGTTCAATACAAAAATATAATTTATATCCCCTGCATTTATCTTTGTATAACTATAGATAGCCTAATACTATAATTATTGTGTCTTTTCTTCACCCTCTTCCATAAGTGACTGATTAATGTATGTATAGCCTTCAACTGCAATTTCATTTATGCTCCGAGTCTGTGTCTCTTATTTATGTGCCTTATTGTTCTCACTCCTGGATATTTCGACTGTTTGCAACTCCAAAAATTAACCTTACTGAGCTTCTTCATATTTGAATACTGCAATTTCCACAGAAGTGTTCTCTTACAGACAGCTAAAAAGGATATCCTTATGCAGCGGTTCTGAGACTAACTTCTTCTGAAACTTTTCATGTGAAGCAGTTAGTTTGCTACTGCATGCCTCCAAGGTTTCCAAGCATCATGAAATGATTCTGGCAAGAGATCAGATTGCTTATGCTAGTTGGCATCTGCATATTCTTCCAATACTGCACTACATCTGAATTATCATGGAAGTGACCATTCTTTCTTCTGAGCAGCAAAACTAGCACTTGCCAATACTTGATCTCGTGCTGTATGCACATGTGATCTTTTTACTGCCTCTCAATCTAAATCTACAATACCTGTACACATCTGCTTCTCTTTCATCTGCATGGGTCTACTCAAATCTAGCATACATGAAGTGCCAGAGCAAGTGAATCACCACCCTAATTCTCCTTCATCGCAGCATCGTTGTTGGCGCATGGAAGGTACAACAGGCAGCTTGGTTAGACCCTCAACGCTAGCCTAAACCTGGCAATGCCGTGCCCGGATTTTTCTTGTATATATAAAAGGTGACACATATGCAGACACTTTTTTTTCGACGTGCCCTGGGATAATTTATATTATTAGGCGATAATTGCTTACTTCCAAGGCTTTCTGAACAACCTAAAATTATATCAGTAACAGTCTCCTTCAAATAATGAGGAAAAATTCAATTATGTAAACATTCCTCATCACGAGAAGAACAAAATGTGCCTACACTATCTAGGAGAGGAATGGAACTATCATACATACTCACATAGACCTTTGTTTAGCATGGCACAATGTGTGTGCTGATAACAATGATTTACATCATCTGTTAAATCTTTGCAGCCTCCTTCGGCGTATCTCATCAACTGAGAGTTCTCCATTACCTCCAGCTTGATGATCCTGTCTCTGCGAAAAAGCATGGTCCTCTCGTGCAGTGCTGCACATCTCACATATATCTGTGGAAACTGAATTGTCATAGGTGCAGGCTGAGCACCTCCATAACCCTCGAGGAGTATCTCTTGCTGATTGCCGGCGCCCAACCCTGCCCTGACCTGTAAAGCGTCCCTGTGAATGGGCAGACCATAGAAGATTCTGAGCAAATCTTACTGGCCAGGTCACGACTTTTGCAATGCTTGACATCAGAAGAGTGACAGGATCTGGCCCATTTAATGCACACTTCAGCCAAAGGTAAACCAATCCAGCAAGTATTCCACTAAGATGGCCAAGAAAGGATGTCCCAGGAATGAAAACCTGAATGAGGATCAACTCAGCCCAGGCAGCATATTTCGCTGGAATAACCATCCCATGCAGATAGACAAAGTCTTCTGACCAGGCGTTCAGCACAACCTTCATGGCAAACAGAACACCAGAGAATCCAACAGCGTATTGATTGTAGTACGCAGTATAATCACCAAGCAAGAGCAAGCCTTTGGACAAGAGCAGCGTGATACCCTGTGACAGACCAAGCAATACAGCAACCATGGAAGCAAACTCGACACTACCCATGGATGTTTCAAGCTGAATGCCCTTCCATAGGAGCGATGTCATGTTGTAAAACAGGTGGCTTTCACTCAAGTGGTAGAACGGTGACAAGAAGAAGCGCACCAAGTCACCATACTGCAAAAATGTTAAATCATCATAATTAGTTTGGGACTTAGAACTGAATACATTGCTATATGCCTATATATGTGTGATTGCAATATGAGGAATCATTGGGCGATGGTGTCCTAGCAAATTTGTGTGTGTCGGGACTCGAAGTTGACAACCCATTTCATTATTATTGGTCGCACTTATTCGTCCCTGTTGTCTACCACATACCGCAAcaactgcaagtctgcaactcGCAGATTAACAGAAATAAAAATGGGTGGGATTTCGATACGTGTACAGGATAACTGGAATTTCGTTTTCTAACTGCGCTATGGATAAGTAGGTAAGATTAGGTACCTCGATGATGAGCCGCGGGTTGAAGGAGACGCGCGTGAGCGAGGGCAGGATCCCGTCGAGCGCGCCGGGGCGGAGATAGATGAGCGCGTTGGCGGCAAGCAACGCCGCCGTCACGGGCGGCCGGGAGGCGCCCGCGCGGCCGTATTCGATCAGAACCTGAAGCGCCAGCAGTGGCAGCATCCCTCCCGACGCCCCGGCACCGAAGCTGCGCCGCCGGCCGCGGCTCATGCCGGACCCCATCTCCGAGATCGCCGACCGACGAACTAAAGCCGCAGCTGCCTTCACACGCAAACTCTCTACTACAAATTCCACTGGCTTCCTATCGCCTCGCGGGCACTCATCTCCTTTTATTTTGGATGGATCTCAGTTGGGGTCTTGGGGAATCTCCGTGTTCTTTCTTCGGGCGCAAGGGATGGGATGGATGGCGGCAAGGCGATGGAACCTTCCGGATGACTCTGGCAGTCGCGTCTAGCCGCGCCGCTCCGCTCGACCGCTCCGCCCCCAATTCGCTTGTCCTCGTTTTCCCTCtttctttctcttgttttttttcCCTAAAAAAATCATATCTTAATCTTGTTTTTTATATTTATAATAAGGCAAGCTTTAACCTTTTTATTCATGTTATATGTCGCTAGGTTAGTTTTGTGGAGAGTTCCACTAAGGCATCGTTTGATACACATGTATCCATCTCAATTTATGTGGATCAAAGTGGATCGGAGTGAAATCAAACTAAATTCTGTTTCAATCTACTCCAACACACGTGAATTGAAGTAGGATACACATGCATCAAATAAGGCTTAAATTGAGTTCCAAGAACATACAATAAAATAAAACATGGATAAAATTATCTCCCTCAATGCATAGTTTCATTCTTTAGTTTCATATAGTCTCATATCTAATTCTATGACTCATGCTGAGTTGTTAACTGAGCAAAGAGAGTTTTATCTCcataaatttatttattttctttgtttaaaaaaatattatcacATCATTAAAAATACTTATGTGACAACCAATAAATGTAAATAAAAGTCCGATCAAACTAGTTTTATTATAATATATATTAGTAATCTGACTCCATATGAacaattttgatttttttgggCAAACTACGGGGCCGTTTGGGAGAGCTCCAGCTTCCGCTTCTCCAAAGAGAATCACTCACATCTAGCTAAATGCTCAAAATGCCAACTGATTTAGGTGAGGATCAGGAGAGAATCAGTTCTCCATTTATGCGAGTAGCTGGGAGCTAACAAAACCTGCTTCACCCTGCTCCCTATTATATTATGATGGGGATCATCATCAGAGAATCAATTCTCATCACCTCCCCACCTGCTCCCTCCTAGGAATGCAATGAAGTCACCCTATCGAAGAATCAAGGAGCAGAGCCGAAGAATCATGGAGCGGAGCTCttccaaacggggcctaagtagTACATAGCTACGAACCAAAAATGTTAGGTACGTTAATTATAGCAATAAACCGATAGTGAAAACCTACCTATCACTAGCGGTTATAGCTATGAAGTGATAATGATATATTATTGTTGTCAGTTTCAAAGCAACCGACTGCGATAGTGCCCGTAGTGAAGCTGTGTGTTAAGAGTAGTGTTTCGGACCGAGAGCAACTAGCACCTGGACGTCTGAACGGATTACAGCGTCCAGACATAGCTCCCACGCCCGTGCCCGCGCCCCATCCCGCCTGATCCGCTGTGCCCATTACCGTTCGGTCCATGGCTACGCCCGCGAGGTCCCATCCCCGTCGTGCCCACGTCACCCACATCATCCCGTCCCTATCGCTTCTTCTTTCGTGGCCCAGGCCTCCATCTTCACCATCAGCCCATATGCTAGGGAGCCGCAACAGCCGGACCTTCTCTATGCTCGTGGGCCTCACCGAGGCATCTACCGCGCCACACACCTagttgaaatacttgcaacaaaTGTTTGAAACAAATGATACATtaggaacatacacttgaaacataggtgtatagccattacaacatatgcaccatccagatctactttttcaacatccatataaaatacttgcaacatacatttgaaaacacctgaaatatttgaaacatatgtttgcaacatgtgcttttagtgtaacatctccttgctgcttgggcgAATAGAGGCTCATTGGCGTATGGAGAGAGTTCACCGATGTAGAGCTCGCCGGTGGTGTGGAGCTGGGCAGTGGCGCACTGCACACAAAggtgaaggctctagtttggttttggtgaattgatgaaaccctatgtgctaacctttgctctaagtgatcatgagatagggtagcacactctaagtggtggagcaaacaatgaagatcatgatgatggtggtgatagccatggtgatgattaagtgcttggatttagaaaagaagaaagaagaaaacaaaatggACTCAAGGCAAAGGATGAAATACATAGggatattttgttttggtgatcaagacacctagtgggtgtgatcacatttaggatagatagccatactattaagaaggatgccactagatgttctaactcattgcatatgcatttagatctagtggagtactaatatccttgaaaatatttgtgaaaaatatgctaacacatgtgcacaaggtgatacatttggtggttgatacatttgagcaagggtggtgaagttggagATCATAAGGAGGTG includes:
- the LOC136458113 gene encoding rhomboid-like protein 14, mitochondrial, yielding MGSGMSRGRRRSFGAGASGGMLPLLALQVLIEYGRAGASRPPVTAALLAANALIYLRPGALDGILPSLTRVSFNPRLIIEYGDLVRFFLSPFYHLSESHLFYNMTSLLWKGIQLETSMGSVEFASMVAVLLGLSQGITLLLSKGLLLLGDYTAYYNQYAVGFSGVLFAMKVVLNAWSEDFVYLHGMVIPAKYAAWAELILIQVFIPGTSFLGHLSGILAGLVYLWLKCALNGPDPVTLLMSSIAKVVTWPVRFAQNLLWSAHSQGRFTGQGRVGRRQSARDTPRGLWRCSACTYDNSVSTDICEMCSTAREDHAFSQRQDHQAGGNGELSVDEIRRRRLQRFNR